Part of the Pseudomonas sp. Leaf58 genome is shown below.
CCCGCCAGAGGATGGCGAGCGCCGTTTGTACGAGAGCCTGGCCCTGCTGCTGGAGGACGCACGCCCAGCCTTGCAACGGCTGATCGACGACCAGCAAGCACAGCGCCTGGCGCGCCAGCACAGCGGCAAACGCCTGATCGCCGAGCTGCTGCTGGACTGCGCCGCTTGCCGGCGCAGCGTCGAGGCCGAACCGGCTGCCGAGGCCCGGGCCATCGAGGCATTGCGCCAGGAGGTGCGCCAGCGCGAACAGCGCTGTGTCGAAGCCTTGCTCAAGCTGTATGCCTTCCGCCGCGAGGATGCGCATGCCAGTGACCTGCCGTTGCTGGATGGCCGCTGGGGTGATGACCTGTTCAACCCCGAGACGTTGAAGCTGCTCGGGGTGCGCCTGGGCAGCGGTGTAGCTGCGGGTGCTGCGGCCGGTGCCGGGGTCGATTTGCTGGTGGGTGGCCTTACCCTCGGTGCGGCAGCGCTGGCCGGGGCAATTGCCGGTGGCGCGCTGCAGACGGCGCGCAACTATGGGTCGCGGTTGATGGGCAAGCTCAAGGGCAAGCGTGAGCTGACCGTGGACGACACGGTATTGCGCTTACTGGCCTTGCGTCAGCAGCAGTTGATGGTGGCGCTGGATAACCGTGGGCATGCGGCGCAGGACAGTATTCGTCTGGGTGAACTGGATGAGAAAGCTTGGCGCGAGGGCAAGTTGCCTGAGGCGCTGGTGAAGGCGCGGGCGCATCCGCAGTGGTCCACCCTGAATCCTGGGGCAAAGCTGAACCAGGCTGAGCGGCAGGAACAGCTGGAGGCGCTGGTTTCACAGTTTTGAGTGGGCAGGACTGGCCTTTTCGCGGGTGAACCCGCTCCTACAACAGGCGATGCAGGGCGTTGTAGGAGCGGGTTCACCCGCGAAGAGGCCGGGGCAGGTTACTGCTGGGCCACCTTCTCCGACTTGCC
Proteins encoded:
- a CDS encoding GTPase/DUF3482 domain-containing protein; translated protein: MTEPLKLAVVGHTNVGKTSLLRTLTRDVGFGEVSHRPSTTRHVEGARLSVDGEPLLELYDTPGLEDAIALLDYLERLERPGERLDGPARLQRFLQGSEARQRFEQEAKVLRQLLASNAGLYVIDAREPVLAKYRDELEVLASCGKPLLPVLNFVASHQHREPQWREALARLGLHALVRFDSVAPPEDGERRLYESLALLLEDARPALQRLIDDQQAQRLARQHSGKRLIAELLLDCAACRRSVEAEPAAEARAIEALRQEVRQREQRCVEALLKLYAFRREDAHASDLPLLDGRWGDDLFNPETLKLLGVRLGSGVAAGAAAGAGVDLLVGGLTLGAAALAGAIAGGALQTARNYGSRLMGKLKGKRELTVDDTVLRLLALRQQQLMVALDNRGHAAQDSIRLGELDEKAWREGKLPEALVKARAHPQWSTLNPGAKLNQAERQEQLEALVSQF